A genomic window from Lycium barbarum isolate Lr01 chromosome 4, ASM1917538v2, whole genome shotgun sequence includes:
- the LOC132637686 gene encoding uncharacterized protein LOC132637686, translating to MDVIGPIEPPASNGHRFILVAIDYFTKWVEASTYKAVTKKVVADFVRNNIVCRFGIPESIITDNAANLNSDLMRETCEKFKIDHRNSTAYRPQMNGAVEAANKNIKMILRKITNSHRQWHEKLPYALLGYGTTARTSTGATPYMLVYGSDAVILAEVEIPSLRIIQDVGLDDAEWIHSRHEQFMLIDEKRMDAVCHSQLYQNRMSKAFNKRVRPRKFEPRQLVLKRILPHQDEPRGRFAPNWQGPYVVHRVLSGEH from the coding sequence ATGGATGTGATTGGACCTATCGAACCCCCCGCATCAAATGGACATCGCTTCATCCTGGTGGCCATCGATTATTTCACTAAATGGGTCGAAGCTTCAACGTACAAGGCAGTAACAAAGAAGGTGGTAGCAGATTTTGTTCGCAACAATATAGTTTGCCGATTTGGGATTCCAGAGTCAATTATCACAGATAATGCAGCCAATCTCAACAGCGATCTTATGAGAGAGACTTGTGAAAAGTTTAAGATTGACCACCGAAATTCCACAGCTTATcgaccacagatgaatggagcagtcgAGGCAGCAAATAAAAACATCAAGATGATCTTGAGGAAGATAACAAACAGTCACAGGCAGTGGCATGAAAAGTTGCCATATGCTTTGCTCGGTTATGGTACCACGGCTAGAACATCCACAGGAGCAACTCCTTATATGTTGGTCTATGGTTCCGACGCTGTGATACTCGCAGAAGTAGAGATACCTTCTCTAAGGATTATCCAAGATGTTGGTTTGGACGATGCAGAATGGATACATAGTAGACACGAACAATTTATGCTCATTGATGAGAAAAGGATGGACGCTGTCTGTCACAGTCAACTTTATCAGAACAGGATGTCCAAGGCATTTAACAAGAGAGTAAGGCCTAGGAAATTCGAACCAAGGCAGTTGGTTTTAAAGCGAATATTACCTCATCAGGACGAACCTAGAGGGAGATTCGCACCAAATTGGCAAGGTCCATACGTGGTTCATCGAGTGCTTTCAGGGGAGCATTGA